One window from the genome of Alkalihalobacillus sp. LMS6 encodes:
- a CDS encoding AraC family transcriptional regulator, producing the protein MFDQSQAYREKKVLGNEIKQPIHCHIEQSMPDRRIASPHFHDAIELLYGFSGSAYVFVSGQSFRMGPGDLIIINSQEVHGIFAEKGDDVEYLVIKLEPEVLYSTSRSLFESKYVLPFTMAKSSPQTLLQQIEVANTSIPETINNIMAEFSKQDYGFDFAIRIHICSIFLAVLRHWRHVGITVGMNDDLSEDDLLLMRQTFQLIENQYSFPLTAKEAADACNLSYSYFSRKIKAITGRSFTELLNYVRITEAEKLLTTTDLSITDIAVSVGYTNTSYFISQFKQAKHISPLRFKKATSKSL; encoded by the coding sequence ATGTTTGATCAAAGTCAGGCATACAGAGAAAAAAAGGTTTTAGGCAACGAAATTAAACAACCGATCCACTGTCACATTGAACAAAGCATGCCAGATCGCCGTATTGCTAGTCCTCATTTTCACGATGCAATTGAGCTTTTGTACGGCTTTTCAGGTTCAGCCTACGTATTTGTTAGCGGACAATCGTTTCGAATGGGCCCAGGTGATTTAATTATTATTAACTCCCAAGAGGTGCACGGGATCTTTGCCGAAAAAGGAGACGATGTCGAATACTTAGTCATTAAACTGGAGCCAGAAGTTCTTTATTCTACATCCCGTTCCTTGTTTGAATCAAAATATGTCCTGCCTTTTACAATGGCAAAATCAAGTCCGCAAACACTTTTACAACAAATTGAAGTAGCAAATACGAGTATCCCTGAAACAATAAACAACATCATGGCGGAGTTTTCAAAACAGGATTATGGGTTCGATTTTGCCATTCGCATCCACATCTGCTCTATTTTTTTAGCTGTACTACGACACTGGCGCCATGTCGGTATAACTGTTGGAATGAACGATGACTTAAGTGAAGACGACCTGTTACTGATGCGGCAAACCTTTCAACTGATTGAAAATCAATACAGCTTCCCTCTTACAGCAAAAGAAGCTGCAGATGCGTGTAATCTGAGCTATAGTTATTTTTCAAGAAAAATTAAAGCGATAACAGGCCGTTCTTTCACGGAACTTTTGAATTACGTACGCATTACGGAAGCTGAGAAGTTGCTCACAACGACTGATTTATCCATTACAGATATTGCGGTTTCTGTCGGTTATACAAACACGAGTTATTTTATTTCGCAATTTAAACAAGCCAAGCATATTTCTCCATTACGATTTAAAAAAGCAACAAGTAAATCCTTATAA
- a CDS encoding GNAT family N-acetyltransferase translates to MITALNLANNDLTKNLYRLQKVAYQIEADMLEFYEIPPLMESFEQFLKSNETFYAYLEGDDVVGAVSIAVDKELVEVTRMMVDPNHFRKGIAKALLHYVESKTKPSQLLKVATGAKNTPAICLYRSSGYQFVERKVVKGSVELVYFQKEQRTSEEKV, encoded by the coding sequence ATGATTACAGCATTGAATCTAGCAAACAACGATTTAACGAAAAATTTATATAGACTTCAAAAAGTTGCCTATCAAATTGAAGCCGATATGCTTGAATTTTATGAGATTCCGCCCCTGATGGAATCGTTTGAACAATTTCTTAAATCAAATGAAACATTTTATGCTTATCTTGAAGGTGATGATGTCGTAGGAGCAGTATCGATTGCCGTCGATAAGGAGCTTGTTGAAGTGACAAGAATGATGGTCGACCCTAATCATTTTCGAAAAGGAATCGCAAAAGCATTGTTACACTATGTCGAAAGTAAAACAAAACCGTCGCAACTGTTAAAAGTCGCAACAGGAGCTAAAAATACGCCAGCGATTTGCCTGTACCGATCATCGGGGTATCAGTTTGTAGAGCGGAAAGTTGTAAAAGGGAGCGTGGAGTTAGTCTATTTTCAAAAAGAGCAGCGTACCAGCGAGGAGAAAGTGTAG
- a CDS encoding BCCT family transporter yields the protein MKNLKLDWPVFAISGGFLLLFVIASLVNAEFVGNLVNTGFAWSSLNFGAFWQVLMILTFIIAVFMSLTELGKVRLGDSLKPKFSFFKWFAMIMITLLAGGGVFWAAAEPMYHYLDTPPMFAETGGAATDIQAGLSTGFLHWGFLAWSILGTLGVVVLMYAKKKGQPLKPRALLYPIFGEKIMHKSVLGTLIDVFSILAACAGTIGPIGFLGLQAGYGLNMLFGLPDTFAIQFAMIFFLVGIAAVSAATGINKGIQWLSRFNVIVTVILAAAIIILGPARFIIDSFVTSYGSYLQNFLPMSFYRGDEGWLSGWTIFFWGWFIGYGPIMSIFISRISDGRTIRELFLTVAFLAPVVTNFWFTVVGGTGIFYEINDPGSVSNPLNEGGLPASIFAIVNQLPLGAVFAFLFIFVTCVFVATTADSISYSISMIITGKETPDRYIRIFWALIFGAVAAVLLYIGEGSIDSLQSFIVITAVPVSLVMLPTLWLAPVTAKRLLRLQEKEEAK from the coding sequence TTGAAAAATCTTAAACTAGACTGGCCTGTATTTGCAATTTCTGGTGGCTTCTTACTTTTATTTGTTATTGCTTCACTTGTAAATGCAGAATTTGTCGGCAACCTTGTTAACACAGGATTTGCTTGGTCGTCTCTAAACTTCGGGGCGTTTTGGCAAGTACTTATGATACTAACTTTTATCATTGCGGTATTTATGAGCCTTACCGAGCTCGGTAAGGTGCGTTTAGGTGATTCTCTTAAACCTAAATTCTCTTTCTTTAAATGGTTTGCGATGATCATGATCACTCTTTTAGCTGGTGGCGGCGTGTTTTGGGCAGCAGCTGAACCAATGTATCACTATTTAGATACACCACCGATGTTTGCAGAAACTGGCGGGGCAGCTACTGATATTCAAGCTGGTTTGTCTACAGGTTTCTTACACTGGGGCTTTCTTGCATGGAGTATTTTAGGAACCCTTGGTGTTGTCGTACTCATGTATGCAAAGAAAAAAGGACAACCCCTTAAGCCAAGAGCGTTACTTTATCCAATTTTCGGCGAAAAAATTATGCACAAAAGCGTCCTTGGTACATTGATTGATGTTTTTTCCATCTTAGCAGCTTGTGCAGGGACAATCGGACCAATTGGTTTCTTAGGACTTCAAGCAGGTTACGGATTGAACATGTTATTCGGTCTACCAGATACATTCGCAATCCAATTTGCGATGATCTTCTTCTTAGTCGGGATTGCCGCTGTATCAGCAGCTACAGGGATTAATAAAGGAATTCAGTGGTTAAGTCGTTTTAACGTCATTGTAACTGTTATTCTTGCCGCTGCAATCATCATTCTTGGACCTGCTCGCTTTATTATTGATTCTTTTGTAACAAGCTATGGTTCATACTTACAAAACTTCTTACCGATGAGTTTTTATCGTGGAGATGAAGGCTGGCTTTCCGGCTGGACGATCTTTTTCTGGGGTTGGTTTATTGGGTACGGACCGATTATGTCGATCTTTATCTCAAGAATTTCAGATGGAAGAACCATTCGAGAGCTATTCTTAACGGTTGCGTTTCTTGCACCGGTTGTAACGAACTTCTGGTTTACTGTTGTAGGCGGAACGGGTATTTTTTATGAAATAAACGATCCTGGCTCAGTAAGTAATCCATTGAATGAAGGCGGCTTACCTGCTTCCATCTTTGCGATTGTTAACCAGCTACCATTAGGTGCCGTATTTGCGTTCTTATTTATATTTGTTACGTGTGTATTCGTCGCAACAACAGCGGATTCCATTTCTTATTCCATTTCCATGATTATTACCGGAAAAGAAACGCCTGACCGCTACATTCGAATTTTCTGGGCACTCATTTTTGGTGCAGTTGCAGCCGTTCTTTTATATATCGGTGAAGGCAGTATTGATTCCCTTCAATCGTTTATCGTCATAACGGCCGTGCCGGTGTCTCTAGTTATGCTACCAACACTCTGGTTAGCACCTGTTACAGCAAAACGATTATTACGTTTACAAGAAAAAGAAGAAGCGAAGTGA
- a CDS encoding sugar phosphate isomerase/epimerase — MPKIGLQLYSIKERCAEDFFGALEKVAEAGYEGVEFAGYYEKTSTEVARKLKDVGLRAAGSHIGIDQLENQLEKVIEYSHKIESPYIVCPGLPDSYRDSADAYKRTAELFTKIGEKMAEANIAFGYHNHDVELKKFDGDYGLDLLFQYADPKAVFMELDTFWLEATGLKSVDWLHKYKERVKLLHMKDMNNPTELRNVEVGSGAMDFNAIHQAAKAYAVEWYTVEQEEFDQDEFASIQESATYLKQLLKK, encoded by the coding sequence ATGCCAAAGATTGGGTTGCAACTTTATTCAATAAAGGAACGTTGTGCGGAGGATTTTTTTGGTGCGCTGGAGAAGGTAGCAGAAGCAGGCTATGAAGGCGTTGAATTTGCTGGGTATTATGAGAAAACAAGTACAGAAGTAGCGCGTAAATTAAAGGATGTTGGCTTAAGGGCTGCAGGAAGTCATATTGGAATAGACCAACTCGAGAATCAGTTGGAAAAAGTAATTGAATACTCACATAAAATTGAAAGCCCTTACATTGTATGCCCAGGATTACCCGACTCTTATCGTGATTCTGCAGATGCATATAAGCGAACAGCTGAGTTGTTTACAAAAATAGGTGAAAAAATGGCAGAAGCTAATATTGCATTTGGTTATCATAATCATGATGTTGAATTAAAGAAATTTGATGGTGATTACGGCTTAGACTTGCTATTTCAGTATGCTGATCCAAAAGCTGTTTTTATGGAGTTGGATACATTTTGGTTAGAAGCGACAGGACTTAAATCTGTGGATTGGCTCCATAAATATAAAGAGCGAGTAAAGCTTCTTCATATGAAAGACATGAACAACCCGACAGAATTACGGAATGTTGAAGTGGGTTCAGGTGCGATGGATTTTAACGCGATTCATCAAGCGGCAAAAGCTTACGCTGTGGAGTGGTATACGGTCGAGCAAGAAGAATTCGATCAAGATGAGTTTGCATCAATTCAAGAAAGCGCAACGTATTTAAAGCAATTACTTAAAAAATAG
- a CDS encoding TetR/AcrR family transcriptional regulator → MTPRRKTENELTKEAIVSAASNQFQTNGYRHVSMRSLAKDLQCSHGALYYHFNNKAELFYEVVSFYFDKLNEQMNRAEAQYLSQDEKLTQLLLGYIEFGLNHQQYYEFMFMVKEKEIDALSKRAANESYDQFSIMLNKLSNKQASIADIYSTFIALHGFVAHYLYRVKDFADVQDAAQKHVHFLKRAIMN, encoded by the coding sequence ATGACGCCAAGACGTAAGACAGAAAATGAATTAACAAAAGAAGCAATTGTATCAGCCGCAAGTAATCAATTCCAGACTAACGGATATCGACATGTCTCCATGCGTTCGCTTGCAAAGGATCTTCAATGTAGTCATGGTGCTTTATATTACCACTTTAACAATAAAGCTGAGCTATTTTATGAAGTCGTTTCTTTTTATTTTGATAAGTTAAATGAACAAATGAATAGGGCCGAAGCACAATACTTAAGCCAAGATGAGAAGTTAACCCAGCTGCTTCTTGGATATATTGAATTTGGTTTAAATCACCAACAATATTACGAGTTCATGTTTATGGTCAAAGAGAAAGAAATTGATGCGCTATCGAAGCGAGCAGCGAATGAAAGTTATGACCAATTTTCTATTATGCTAAATAAGTTATCGAATAAGCAGGCATCAATAGCTGATATTTACTCAACCTTTATTGCCTTACATGGATTTGTAGCGCACTATCTTTACAGAGTAAAGGATTTCGCAGACGTACAAGATGCTGCGCAAAAACACGTGCATTTTTTGAAGCGGGCAATCATGAATTAA
- the manA gene encoding mannose-6-phosphate isomerase, class I, which translates to MKRPIFFKPVLQERIWGGQKLAQFGYELPSKQTGECWGISAHQNGLSIVREGEFEGKSLRELWDSRPELFGGETSGEFPLLVKILDAAADLSVQVHPNDEQAAALEKNEAYGKTECWYVIDAEEGAELILGHTAQTVEAFTQKVERNEWETLLNRVPIKAGDFFHVPSGTIHAIGAGTIILETQQSSDTTYRVYDFDRTDDSGQKRELHLEKAMEVTQIPDIRYKTKTKTIIENDGCKVTELVTTNEFTVYHGQVRSYWNAAFDANYLLVSIVKGMGELTIANASYRVVKGDHLLLPVEATTFEVKGELELIVSHT; encoded by the coding sequence ATGAAAAGGCCAATTTTTTTTAAGCCCGTTTTACAAGAAAGAATTTGGGGAGGACAAAAGCTCGCACAATTTGGCTATGAATTACCAAGTAAGCAAACAGGGGAGTGCTGGGGGATATCTGCACACCAAAATGGATTAAGTATTGTACGAGAAGGTGAGTTCGAAGGGAAGTCCTTACGTGAACTTTGGGACAGTCGACCAGAGCTTTTTGGTGGCGAAACTTCAGGGGAATTCCCTTTACTTGTGAAAATTTTGGATGCTGCAGCGGATCTTTCTGTTCAGGTTCATCCGAATGATGAGCAAGCCGCTGCACTAGAAAAAAATGAAGCTTATGGGAAAACAGAATGTTGGTACGTCATTGATGCAGAAGAGGGGGCAGAGCTGATTCTCGGCCATACTGCTCAGACAGTAGAAGCATTCACACAAAAAGTGGAGCGAAATGAGTGGGAGACACTGCTAAATCGTGTGCCAATTAAAGCAGGTGATTTTTTCCATGTGCCAAGCGGTACTATTCATGCAATTGGAGCAGGAACGATTATTTTAGAAACCCAGCAAAGTTCGGATACAACCTATCGTGTCTATGATTTTGATCGAACGGATGATAGCGGACAGAAACGTGAACTCCATCTTGAAAAAGCCATGGAGGTCACACAAATTCCTGATATTCGCTATAAAACGAAAACGAAAACAATAATAGAAAATGATGGGTGTAAAGTGACCGAGCTTGTGACAACCAACGAATTTACCGTTTATCATGGACAAGTGAGATCGTATTGGAACGCTGCTTTTGATGCAAACTATTTATTAGTGTCTATTGTTAAAGGAATGGGTGAATTGACGATAGCGAATGCGTCCTATCGTGTAGTGAAAGGCGACCACCTTCTTTTACCAGTGGAAGCAACAACCTTTGAAGTAAAAGGAGAGCTAGAACTAATTGTCAGCCATACATAA
- a CDS encoding Gfo/Idh/MocA family protein has protein sequence MIRVALLSRWHVHADDYAREASQHPSIQLTTVWDEDPARGKRWADELNVDFENSLEFILARDDVDAVIVDTPTSMHKEVIIAAAKAKKHIFSEKVLALTEKDCEDIFSAVEEHNVSLMLSLPRLNDPTYLYAENAVQDGLLGDVTSIRCRLEHGGALATKSHPNGWLPAHFFNKEQCGGGALIDLGAHPIYLTNRFGGQAVSVYAEMNAFTNRAVDDHSTVIVRYASGATATIEAGFIASKSPFILELHGTKGSILVEERTLRIQSTELEEEGWITPDLPEQAASAMDQWVEEILTGTKPRITKEDMRVLTRINEAAIASSKTAKRVSLNSEAHASV, from the coding sequence ATGATACGAGTTGCGTTATTAAGCCGCTGGCATGTGCACGCGGATGATTATGCGAGAGAAGCAAGTCAACACCCTTCGATTCAACTAACAACGGTTTGGGACGAAGATCCAGCTAGAGGAAAGCGATGGGCAGATGAGTTAAACGTAGACTTCGAAAACAGTCTCGAATTCATCCTTGCTCGCGATGATGTGGACGCCGTGATTGTTGATACACCAACGTCTATGCACAAAGAAGTCATTATTGCTGCCGCAAAAGCGAAAAAACATATTTTTTCCGAAAAAGTGTTAGCGCTTACGGAAAAGGATTGCGAAGACATTTTTTCTGCAGTAGAAGAACACAACGTATCGTTAATGCTCTCATTACCTCGGTTAAATGATCCCACATATCTGTACGCTGAGAATGCTGTTCAAGATGGACTGCTCGGAGATGTTACGTCCATTCGTTGTCGCCTTGAACACGGAGGGGCACTCGCAACGAAATCCCATCCAAACGGCTGGCTCCCTGCCCATTTTTTCAATAAAGAACAATGTGGCGGTGGTGCGTTAATTGATTTAGGTGCACACCCCATTTATTTAACGAATCGATTTGGTGGTCAAGCAGTCTCTGTCTATGCAGAAATGAACGCCTTTACGAATCGTGCTGTTGATGATCATTCTACAGTCATTGTCCGTTATGCATCTGGCGCAACAGCTACGATTGAAGCTGGCTTTATCGCTTCAAAAAGCCCATTTATTCTGGAATTGCACGGTACAAAAGGGTCCATTTTAGTGGAAGAACGCACCTTGCGAATTCAGTCAACGGAGCTAGAGGAAGAAGGCTGGATCACGCCCGATTTACCAGAACAAGCAGCCAGTGCAATGGATCAATGGGTTGAGGAGATTCTTACAGGAACAAAACCTCGTATTACAAAAGAGGATATGCGTGTATTGACTCGTATTAACGAAGCAGCGATTGCTTCCTCCAAAACAGCAAAGCGCGTAAGCTTAAATAGCGAAGCACACGCCTCTGTTTAA
- a CDS encoding thiol-disulfide oxidoreductase DCC family protein yields the protein MNNQVTVFYDARCPLCQTVKKSLRVFDTYNQLRWVPVQEVRASTRLKARQLFADMEKEIYVLTKDERVRVGFAAIRDILAHLPALKWLAFLMQPRFIEAIGQPVYQFISHRRHAWFGQTDYIRPVSV from the coding sequence ATGAATAATCAAGTAACAGTCTTTTACGACGCACGCTGTCCTCTCTGTCAAACGGTCAAGAAAAGTTTGCGTGTTTTTGATACATATAATCAGTTACGGTGGGTTCCTGTTCAAGAAGTTCGCGCTTCCACCAGACTAAAGGCACGACAACTATTTGCCGATATGGAAAAGGAGATTTATGTGCTGACAAAAGATGAGCGTGTACGGGTAGGCTTTGCTGCCATACGAGACATACTTGCACACTTACCTGCTTTAAAATGGCTCGCTTTTCTAATGCAGCCGCGATTTATAGAAGCAATTGGGCAACCAGTTTATCAATTTATCTCTCACCGAAGACATGCTTGGTTTGGACAGACCGATTACATCCGACCTGTCTCAGTCTAA
- a CDS encoding SDR family NAD(P)-dependent oxidoreductase, whose product MKRVTVLGATGGVGYALTKELLSRGVHVNAFARNESKLSAMFGIEQNAEIFIGDALDESDIRRAVAQADAVYHALNFPYSEWEVKQLRCINLLIKVAKEENKKLILADNIYGYGNKSMHVSEETVKQPNTKKGKIRLQMEQRLFQSGLPVLIVHLPDLYGPYAENTLIHETLRLAIQSKKANYIGCATQHREYLFTMDAAKAITDLSLQDDCYNQNWNVSGSVIKGETLLAHIRTETNTTKGFRIVKRPMIRFLGLFSKQMKELVEMMYLMETPVYLDSSKLRHYFGGWEPTPYEIGVRETILWLKHELK is encoded by the coding sequence ATGAAACGAGTAACGGTGCTAGGAGCAACAGGCGGGGTAGGATATGCGTTAACGAAAGAACTACTATCAAGAGGCGTACATGTAAACGCATTTGCACGTAACGAAAGCAAGTTGTCCGCAATGTTTGGGATCGAACAGAATGCGGAAATCTTCATTGGAGATGCTTTAGACGAAAGTGACATTCGGCGAGCAGTTGCTCAAGCAGATGCAGTTTACCATGCACTAAATTTTCCTTATAGTGAATGGGAAGTTAAACAGCTACGTTGCATCAACCTTCTTATAAAGGTTGCTAAGGAAGAAAATAAGAAGCTCATCCTTGCCGACAATATTTACGGGTATGGAAACAAAAGCATGCACGTTTCAGAAGAGACGGTTAAACAGCCGAATACAAAGAAGGGCAAGATTCGTTTACAAATGGAGCAGCGATTGTTTCAAAGTGGCTTGCCTGTATTAATTGTGCACTTACCAGATCTTTACGGTCCGTATGCTGAGAATACGTTAATTCACGAGACATTACGACTAGCCATTCAATCCAAAAAAGCAAATTATATAGGCTGTGCGACACAACATAGAGAGTATCTTTTTACAATGGATGCAGCTAAGGCAATTACTGATCTGTCGTTACAAGATGATTGCTACAATCAAAACTGGAATGTCAGTGGAAGTGTGATAAAAGGAGAGACGCTTCTGGCGCACATTCGTACCGAAACAAACACAACGAAAGGGTTTCGCATTGTTAAGAGACCGATGATCCGATTTCTAGGCTTGTTTTCAAAGCAAATGAAGGAATTGGTAGAGATGATGTATTTAATGGAAACACCAGTTTATTTGGATAGCAGCAAGCTAAGACATTATTTTGGCGGTTGGGAGCCTACTCCTTATGAAATAGGGGTGAGAGAGACAATTTTATGGCTGAAACATGAATTGAAGTGA
- a CDS encoding Gfo/Idh/MocA family protein → MNDRTIRIGIIGCGGIANGKQMPSLVKQEGVELVAFCDIVKDKAVKAAATFGVEGADVYTDYHELLKDTSIEVIHVCTPNKSHAPISIASLEAGKHVLCEKPMAKTAAEAREMVETAKRTGKKLTIGYDNRYRTDSQYLKQLAEEGEFGDIYFAKAHAVRRRAVPTWGVFLNEEEQGGGPLIDIGTHALDLTLWTLDNYKVKSVVGNVYYKLSDTENAANAFGPWDPKEFTVEDSAFAFITMENGATVTLEASWALNTLDVDEAKTTLCGTKAGADMRDGLRINGEKLSRLYVTKPDLQAGGVAYYDGGSETQADKEARLWIDAVRNDTEPVVKAEQALVVSEILEAIYESAKSGKAVYFNEQNQALVNER, encoded by the coding sequence ATGAACGATCGGACAATTCGAATTGGCATTATTGGTTGTGGAGGAATTGCAAACGGCAAGCAAATGCCCAGTCTGGTTAAACAAGAAGGGGTAGAGCTCGTTGCTTTCTGTGACATCGTTAAAGATAAAGCGGTTAAAGCTGCAGCAACATTCGGAGTGGAAGGAGCGGATGTGTACACAGATTATCACGAATTATTAAAAGATACGTCGATTGAAGTCATTCATGTGTGTACGCCGAATAAATCCCATGCTCCGATTTCCATTGCTTCTTTAGAAGCTGGAAAGCATGTTTTGTGTGAAAAACCGATGGCCAAAACAGCAGCGGAAGCACGTGAGATGGTAGAAACAGCCAAGCGAACTGGAAAAAAATTAACGATCGGTTACGATAATCGTTATCGGACAGATTCGCAATATCTAAAGCAACTTGCTGAAGAAGGCGAGTTTGGCGATATTTATTTTGCAAAAGCACATGCTGTACGTCGAAGAGCTGTTCCAACATGGGGCGTTTTCTTAAATGAAGAGGAGCAAGGAGGCGGCCCTTTAATTGATATTGGAACCCATGCGCTAGATCTAACCTTATGGACCCTTGATAACTACAAAGTGAAGAGTGTGGTTGGGAACGTTTATTATAAACTGTCTGATACTGAAAACGCTGCGAATGCATTTGGGCCGTGGGACCCTAAAGAATTTACAGTAGAAGATTCAGCGTTTGCGTTCATTACAATGGAGAATGGTGCAACGGTCACGTTAGAGGCAAGCTGGGCGTTAAATACGCTTGATGTTGATGAAGCGAAAACAACGCTTTGTGGTACGAAAGCTGGGGCAGATATGCGTGATGGTTTGAGAATTAACGGCGAAAAACTAAGCCGTTTGTATGTCACGAAACCAGATTTACAAGCCGGTGGCGTGGCGTATTATGATGGAGGAAGTGAGACTCAAGCGGATAAAGAAGCACGCTTATGGATTGATGCCGTCCGCAATGATACTGAGCCTGTCGTCAAAGCTGAGCAAGCCCTTGTCGTAAGCGAAATATTAGAAGCGATTTACGAGTCAGCGAAATCTGGTAAAGCCGTTTATTTTAATGAACAGAATCAAGCGTTAGTAAACGAACGATAA
- a CDS encoding glycerol-3-phosphate acyltransferase → MILFLYFFVAYAFGCLNGAYYIGKLFFKQDIRALGSKNAGARNIGRLFGRICIPFLYFNRHHSVCFTKSTIVNGLNLFPSHSIN, encoded by the coding sequence ATGATCCTGTTCTTGTACTTTTTTGTTGCCTATGCCTTTGGGTGTTTAAATGGGGCATACTACATTGGAAAACTTTTTTTCAAACAAGATATTCGAGCGTTAGGAAGTAAAAATGCAGGTGCGCGAAATATAGGTCGATTATTCGGAAGAATCTGCATTCCCTTTCTTTATTTTAACAGGCATCATTCTGTTTGTTTTACAAAAAGTACGATAGTGAATGGCTTAAACCTATTCCCCAGCCATTCTATCAATTAA
- a CDS encoding acyl-CoA synthetase has protein sequence MVQGTYVIPEQYNLAVEVEQQVDRSQKALLWQDKEGNKVEWTYEQLLNAMNQYAHVFRSLDLQKGDRVLLLFPRVPEAYATYLACIKAGLVIIPCSGMLRSKDLSFRIRHAEASAVIAYAGLTEEVDKMESLPSLKTKIIVNGQESGWEDLLQKAINESVSFECETHKDEVAFLPYTSGTTGNPKAVVHTHAWAYAHLQTAATEWLGVEKEDTVWATAAPGWQKWVWSPFLSVIGKGATAFIYDGPFDAQTYLSLLQEHQVTVFCATPTEYRMLAKEKTLASYELRSIRQAVSAGEPLNRAVISTFQDQFGFTVRDGYGQTENTLLIGTMIGMEARPGSMGMPTPGNGVCIINDEGQETAVDEIGMIAVHKDSPALFKRYDKDEERTKASFIGDYYVTGDQAKRDKDGYFWFEGRGDDIIISSGYTIGPFEVEDALTKHAAVKECAVVASPDEVRGSIVKAYVVLNLEPESKGELTKELQEFVKQETAPYKYPRKIEYIKELPKTISGKTRRIDLRRREQEQ, from the coding sequence ATGGTTCAAGGGACATACGTAATACCGGAACAGTACAACCTTGCTGTTGAAGTAGAGCAACAAGTAGATCGTTCGCAAAAAGCGCTGCTATGGCAAGACAAAGAGGGGAATAAAGTTGAATGGACATATGAGCAATTACTAAATGCGATGAACCAATATGCACATGTATTTCGCTCATTGGATTTACAAAAAGGGGATCGGGTACTGCTTTTATTTCCGCGGGTGCCAGAAGCTTATGCAACCTATTTAGCATGTATAAAAGCAGGGTTGGTCATAATTCCTTGCTCAGGAATGCTCCGTTCAAAAGATTTATCTTTTAGAATCCGCCATGCCGAAGCGTCAGCAGTTATTGCATATGCAGGTTTAACAGAAGAAGTGGATAAGATGGAGTCACTGCCATCCTTGAAGACCAAAATCATTGTCAACGGTCAAGAAAGTGGATGGGAAGATTTGCTTCAAAAAGCAATAAATGAAAGCGTTTCCTTTGAGTGTGAAACCCATAAAGATGAGGTCGCCTTTTTGCCTTATACTTCAGGTACAACAGGCAATCCGAAAGCGGTTGTACATACCCACGCCTGGGCGTATGCGCATTTGCAGACGGCAGCTACAGAATGGCTTGGAGTGGAAAAAGAAGATACGGTTTGGGCAACAGCCGCTCCTGGTTGGCAAAAATGGGTCTGGAGCCCGTTTTTATCTGTTATTGGCAAGGGTGCAACGGCGTTTATTTATGATGGACCGTTCGATGCACAAACATACTTATCGCTTTTACAAGAACATCAGGTAACGGTTTTTTGTGCGACGCCGACTGAATATCGAATGCTCGCGAAGGAAAAAACATTAGCTTCTTATGAGCTTCGTTCGATTCGACAAGCCGTCTCTGCAGGCGAGCCTCTAAATCGGGCAGTAATCTCGACCTTCCAAGACCAATTTGGTTTTACAGTAAGGGACGGATACGGTCAAACAGAAAATACCTTACTCATTGGAACGATGATCGGAATGGAAGCGCGACCAGGATCGATGGGGATGCCTACACCTGGAAATGGAGTGTGTATCATTAATGATGAGGGACAAGAAACAGCTGTTGATGAAATTGGAATGATCGCTGTACACAAAGACTCACCAGCGCTTTTTAAACGATACGATAAAGATGAAGAGCGCACAAAGGCATCATTTATCGGTGATTATTATGTAACGGGAGATCAAGCAAAGCGTGATAAAGATGGTTATTTTTGGTTTGAAGGTAGGGGCGACGATATCATTATTTCATCAGGATACACAATTGGACCGTTTGAAGTTGAGGATGCATTGACAAAACACGCAGCTGTGAAAGAATGTGCGGTTGTCGCTAGCCCGGATGAAGTGAGAGGAAGCATTGTGAAAGCATATGTGGTGCTTAATCTGGAGCCTGAATCAAAGGGTGAATTAACAAAGGAACTTCAGGAATTTGTTAAACAAGAGACGGCTCCTTATAAATACCCAAGGAAAATTGAATACATTAAAGAACTACCGAAAACGATTTCTGGAAAAACAAGACGCATTGATCTTCGAAGACGCGAGCAGGAGCAATAA